The following proteins are co-located in the Bacteroidales bacterium genome:
- a CDS encoding T9SS type A sorting domain-containing protein, whose translation MLAVFLLLSASAGGQAERSVKYQLNGNLQENNVRFLNNSVIINYSAPEINIENISNEAGTFYRVAIPGHMPTVKPGRPELPVYSKLITIPDGTDYFIKISEVRSTRIKPSGKKISGLLYPAQESEAKTSPGNQKRFVFDKSAYETKGIIASDTVSIEKIGTVRNRNLANLIISPVRYNPKSNVLEVITSMKIEILFTLSEVSFSKSMISESSSSVESLSESVMAADPGEVVPGFTDKPVKMIILTDTAFKKHIKPFVEWKTQKGFRVQVLYKGTGLAGNTYTQLRDTLTKIYNAATESDPAADYLLIIGDINRIPYYGTGQITDMYYAEYDGNGDYIPEMHVGRLPVADTTELKSILGKIIQYEKFQFVPTNKFYYGAIAAAGSDAGYATYMNGQLKYLVTNYLAAQTSIKESHFYYPSALDTEKDSIIKLINKGTSFINYTGHGVENEWLHLKFKVADTALLKNKDMYPLIISNACRTGAFGTKYSLGNRMVLSENKGAIGFIGCSNDSYWDEDYYWSVGTIGTISADPTYAGTGLGAFDRLFHTHSESPSNWYYTLGQINYAGNLSVSASTSARKKYYWETYNVIGDPSLIPIIGQPKSFTFTIPDTLPNGIKSMTFNIEPFAYIAVSRAGVLWDASYASASGSAVLEMPGLSNDSCLIVVTGQNRYPIIKTVRFSTVNKEFLNLTSTSINDVLGNNNLRADYSETFYLKLTVGNLGLTDATGVYAKISSASEWLTINTDSAYIGTLLANSQIVLSDKLKITVKGNVPDLSAATIRIMLKDNKTEKQYSTEISIHSPDLQIISCIMDDKTIGDGDYIADPGETFNLIFRVKNQGSSDISGQFSISSLMSEITILEPSKNSGVLKYGQITDIPVLVKLAETVPSGYNVSVNSTLDCTPFLIKKDFAFRVGRIRESFEASSFTIFPWINISQIPWTISSTSSADGIISAKSGAISHNSTTSLIIKTVYTTADSLKFYYKVSSETNYDYLSFSLNDKEIFKRSGEVPWTKRVVAVPAGLNKMEWKYKKDQSVSGGTDCAYLDMIDFAVNGYVSYIQKDLHVAKLSEPVEKEKFGMETISVKVLNEGKDILNSFNLAYSINGKQPVLQTFNNQLIPNGDTVTVSFTVPADMKKYGIYNISVYGYDNKDDYLKNDTIKLKIENTKLNETLSVFPNPIANEFTIYINSQLAEKLRISLTNVSGRKLHDFEKSVVVGKNTILFPDIHLAPAVYYLNIRGAVINKTIPVLKIK comes from the coding sequence TTGTTAGCAGTTTTTCTGCTTTTATCAGCATCAGCCGGCGGACAGGCAGAAAGAAGTGTCAAATACCAGTTAAATGGCAATTTGCAGGAGAATAATGTCCGCTTCTTAAACAATTCTGTCATTATTAACTACTCAGCACCGGAAATCAATATTGAAAATATTAGCAATGAAGCCGGTACTTTTTATCGTGTTGCTATTCCCGGGCATATGCCAACAGTAAAACCTGGGAGACCTGAGCTACCGGTTTACAGTAAGCTCATTACCATACCCGATGGAACTGATTACTTCATCAAGATTTCCGAAGTAAGATCAACCAGAATAAAACCTTCAGGAAAAAAAATCAGCGGACTTCTTTATCCTGCTCAGGAGAGCGAGGCTAAAACTTCCCCGGGAAATCAAAAACGATTTGTTTTTGATAAGTCTGCATATGAGACAAAAGGAATAATTGCCTCGGACACAGTAAGTATTGAGAAGATAGGCACAGTCAGGAACAGGAATCTGGCAAACCTTATTATATCTCCTGTCAGATATAACCCTAAATCAAATGTACTTGAGGTAATTACTTCAATGAAGATTGAGATCCTTTTTACATTATCAGAGGTGTCCTTCTCGAAATCAATGATATCTGAATCATCTTCCTCAGTTGAATCCCTTTCTGAAAGTGTTATGGCTGCAGATCCTGGAGAAGTTGTTCCCGGATTCACTGATAAGCCTGTAAAAATGATAATCTTAACCGATACTGCTTTTAAGAAACATATTAAGCCGTTTGTTGAATGGAAGACTCAGAAAGGATTCAGGGTACAGGTATTATACAAAGGGACCGGACTGGCAGGAAATACTTATACCCAACTGAGAGATACGCTTACTAAAATATATAATGCAGCAACAGAATCTGATCCGGCTGCTGACTATCTTCTGATTATCGGTGATATAAACAGAATACCATATTACGGCACCGGACAAATTACTGACATGTATTATGCCGAGTATGACGGGAATGGCGATTACATACCTGAGATGCATGTCGGAAGACTTCCTGTTGCCGACACAACCGAGTTGAAATCAATACTTGGCAAAATAATTCAGTATGAGAAATTTCAGTTTGTACCAACAAATAAGTTTTACTATGGTGCAATTGCTGCTGCCGGCTCAGATGCCGGATATGCAACATATATGAATGGCCAGCTTAAATATCTTGTAACAAATTATCTGGCTGCGCAGACAAGTATAAAAGAGAGTCACTTTTATTATCCATCAGCACTTGATACCGAAAAAGATTCAATTATCAAGCTTATCAATAAAGGCACCTCCTTTATAAACTATACTGGTCATGGCGTTGAGAATGAATGGCTTCATCTGAAGTTCAAAGTTGCAGACACAGCCCTGCTAAAGAACAAAGATATGTACCCGCTTATAATTAGCAATGCTTGCAGAACCGGTGCATTTGGCACAAAATACTCACTCGGCAACAGGATGGTTCTGTCGGAAAATAAGGGAGCGATAGGCTTCATAGGATGCTCCAACGATTCATACTGGGATGAGGACTATTACTGGTCGGTAGGCACCATTGGTACCATCTCGGCCGATCCCACCTATGCAGGTACCGGATTAGGTGCTTTTGACCGGTTGTTCCATACACATTCTGAATCTCCTTCAAACTGGTATTACACTCTGGGTCAAATCAATTATGCAGGAAACCTTTCTGTTAGTGCGAGCACCTCTGCGAGGAAAAAGTACTACTGGGAGACCTACAACGTTATTGGCGATCCAAGTCTGATTCCAATTATTGGTCAGCCAAAATCGTTTACATTTACAATTCCTGATACGCTGCCAAACGGAATCAAATCAATGACTTTTAATATAGAGCCGTTTGCATATATTGCTGTTTCACGTGCAGGCGTATTATGGGATGCCTCTTATGCAAGCGCATCCGGTTCTGCTGTCCTGGAAATGCCCGGACTATCAAATGATTCATGTCTGATTGTGGTGACGGGTCAGAACAGGTATCCCATTATCAAGACAGTACGCTTTTCAACAGTAAATAAGGAGTTTTTGAATTTAACATCAACCAGCATTAATGACGTTCTTGGAAATAATAATCTCAGGGCAGATTATTCTGAGACCTTTTACCTGAAACTTACTGTCGGCAACCTTGGACTTACAGATGCAACCGGAGTATATGCAAAAATATCATCTGCATCAGAATGGCTAACAATCAATACCGATTCAGCATACATAGGCACCCTGCTGGCGAATTCGCAGATAGTTCTGTCCGACAAACTGAAGATAACGGTTAAGGGAAATGTTCCTGATTTATCGGCTGCCACAATTCGGATTATGCTGAAGGACAATAAAACGGAAAAACAGTATTCAACTGAAATATCGATACATTCGCCTGACCTCCAGATTATCAGTTGTATAATGGATGACAAAACTATCGGCGACGGAGATTACATTGCTGATCCTGGTGAAACTTTCAATCTTATCTTCAGAGTAAAAAATCAGGGTTCAAGCGATATTTCAGGGCAGTTCAGTATTTCAAGCCTAATGAGTGAGATAACAATACTTGAGCCAAGCAAGAATTCTGGAGTTCTGAAGTATGGACAAATTACTGATATTCCTGTACTTGTAAAATTAGCAGAAACAGTTCCTTCGGGATATAATGTTTCAGTTAATTCGACACTGGATTGTACTCCGTTCCTTATCAAAAAAGATTTTGCATTCCGTGTTGGAAGGATCAGGGAGAGTTTTGAAGCGTCATCTTTCACTATATTTCCATGGATAAATATAAGCCAGATTCCATGGACAATAAGCTCGACAAGTTCCGCAGACGGGATTATATCAGCAAAATCCGGTGCAATATCCCACAACAGCACTACATCCCTTATAATCAAAACCGTTTATACAACTGCCGATTCACTTAAGTTTTACTACAAAGTATCATCTGAAACAAATTACGATTATCTGTCATTCAGTCTGAACGATAAAGAGATCTTTAAAAGATCAGGCGAAGTTCCGTGGACAAAGAGAGTTGTTGCAGTTCCGGCAGGACTTAATAAGATGGAATGGAAGTATAAAAAGGATCAGTCAGTTTCGGGAGGGACAGATTGTGCCTATCTTGATATGATAGATTTTGCGGTAAACGGATATGTAAGTTACATCCAGAAAGATCTTCACGTTGCTAAATTATCCGAACCGGTGGAGAAAGAAAAATTCGGAATGGAGACAATAAGTGTTAAGGTCCTTAATGAAGGAAAAGATATATTAAACAGTTTTAATCTTGCCTATTCAATTAACGGCAAACAACCTGTCCTCCAAACCTTTAATAATCAGCTTATACCTAATGGTGATACTGTTACAGTTTCGTTTACAGTTCCGGCAGACATGAAGAAATATGGGATCTACAACATTTCTGTTTATGGTTACGACAACAAGGATGACTACCTTAAGAATGACACCATAAAACTGAAAATTGAAAACACAAAGCTGAATGAGACTTTAAGTGTCTTCCCTAATCCGATTGCGAATGAGTTTACCATATACATCAATTCACAGTTGGCTGAAAAACTACGGATATCCCTCACAAATGTATCTGGCAGAAAACTACATGACTTTGAAAAAAGTGTAGTTGTTGGCAAGAATACTATCTTATTCCCCGATATACACCTGGCACCTGCTGTTTACTATTTAAATATCAGAGGTGCAGTTATAAATAAGACAATCCCTGTACTAAAGATAAAATAG
- a CDS encoding hydrolase: MRYMARKAGEDEEKWGIVGLIHDLDYEMYPEQHCTMTEKILRENNWPEEYIRAVLSHGWGLASDVKPESLLERTIYAVDELTGLVATSALVRPSKSVLDMEARSVKKKWNDKKFAAGVDRTVIEKGAEMLGVSLDDLITDCIMGMREVAGEIGLKGL, from the coding sequence ATGAGATATATGGCAAGAAAAGCCGGTGAAGATGAAGAGAAATGGGGAATTGTCGGACTGATACATGATCTTGACTATGAAATGTACCCTGAACAACACTGCACTATGACTGAAAAGATCCTCAGGGAGAATAACTGGCCTGAGGAATACATAAGGGCAGTGTTAAGTCACGGCTGGGGACTTGCCTCAGATGTAAAACCGGAATCATTGCTTGAAAGAACAATATATGCTGTTGATGAGCTGACAGGACTTGTTGCAACCAGTGCATTAGTGAGACCATCGAAAAGCGTGCTTGACATGGAAGCCAGATCAGTGAAGAAGAAGTGGAACGATAAGAAATTCGCTGCTGGAGTTGACCGGACAGTCATTGAAAAGGGAGCTGAGATGCTTGGAGTTAGTCTTGATGATCTGATTACAGACTGTATTATGGGAATGCGGGAAGTAGCAGGGGAAATTGGTTTAAAGGGATTATAA
- a CDS encoding Gfo/Idh/MocA family oxidoreductase yields the protein MKENSKHITRRSFIGTTGAVAAGLTIIPSSAVSGLGHRAPSDKLNIAVVGIGGMGNSNLKAVKPTENIVALCDVDWGYSKPVFDANPEAKAYWDWRKMYDEMGKSIDAVIVATADHTHAIVAATAMTMGKHVYVQKPLTHSVYESRLLTKLAAKHKVATQMGNQGSSGEGVNLTTEWIQNGEIGEVRKVEAFTDRPIWPQGLNVPKGEWVPDTLNWDLFIGPAPMRPYNAAYTPWNWRGWWDFGTGALGDMACHIMHPIFKGLKLQYPIKAQGSSTLLLSDCAPTAQMVKLVYPERVTPKNAKVKLPQVEVIWYDGGLQPAKPAGWPAGKNMNDQGGGVLFHGTKDTLVCGCYGVNPWLLSGRKPEVPKTERRVEGSKHEMDWVRACKESPESRVETKSNFSEAGPFNEMVVMGVLAVRLQSLNKELEWDGVNMKFTNITADEKIRIVLEDKFTITDGHPSFQKVYTQPVSAVEFAAQMVKHNYRKGWSLPEMPA from the coding sequence ATGAAAGAAAATTCAAAACACATTACACGCCGGTCCTTCATAGGAACAACCGGTGCTGTTGCCGCAGGTCTGACTATAATCCCAAGCTCTGCAGTCAGTGGCCTTGGCCACAGGGCTCCCAGTGACAAGCTTAATATTGCTGTTGTTGGTATCGGAGGTATGGGTAATTCAAACCTGAAAGCAGTTAAACCAACAGAGAATATTGTTGCTCTCTGCGATGTTGACTGGGGTTATTCAAAACCGGTTTTTGATGCAAATCCTGAAGCTAAAGCTTACTGGGACTGGCGAAAGATGTATGATGAAATGGGAAAATCAATTGATGCAGTTATAGTTGCAACAGCTGACCATACTCATGCTATCGTTGCCGCCACAGCAATGACTATGGGAAAACATGTTTATGTTCAGAAACCATTAACTCACTCAGTATATGAGTCAAGGTTACTTACCAAACTTGCTGCAAAACATAAAGTTGCAACACAGATGGGTAATCAGGGTTCATCAGGTGAAGGTGTGAACCTTACAACTGAATGGATACAGAATGGTGAAATTGGCGAGGTAAGAAAAGTTGAAGCTTTTACTGACCGTCCGATATGGCCACAGGGACTCAATGTTCCTAAAGGTGAATGGGTTCCTGATACACTTAACTGGGATCTTTTCATAGGACCAGCTCCAATGCGTCCATACAATGCCGCCTATACTCCATGGAACTGGAGAGGCTGGTGGGACTTTGGTACAGGTGCACTTGGAGATATGGCTTGCCACATTATGCATCCGATCTTCAAAGGTCTCAAATTGCAATATCCTATCAAAGCTCAGGGAAGTTCAACATTACTCCTTTCTGATTGCGCTCCAACTGCACAGATGGTGAAACTTGTATATCCTGAAAGAGTTACTCCAAAGAATGCAAAAGTTAAATTACCACAGGTTGAAGTTATCTGGTACGATGGCGGTCTTCAGCCGGCAAAACCAGCCGGATGGCCAGCTGGTAAAAACATGAACGACCAGGGTGGTGGTGTTCTCTTCCACGGAACAAAAGATACACTCGTTTGCGGTTGCTACGGTGTAAATCCTTGGTTATTATCAGGCCGTAAGCCTGAGGTTCCAAAAACAGAGCGCAGAGTTGAAGGTTCAAAACATGAAATGGACTGGGTACGCGCTTGCAAAGAGTCTCCGGAGAGCAGGGTAGAAACCAAATCTAACTTCTCAGAAGCCGGACCATTCAACGAAATGGTTGTTATGGGCGTTCTCGCTGTAAGACTGCAGAGTCTTAACAAGGAACTTGAATGGGATGGTGTAAATATGAAGTTTACCAACATTACAGCTGACGAAAAGATTAGAATTGTCCTCGAAGACAAATTCACGATCACAGACGGACATCCTTCATTCCAGAAGGTATATACCCAGCCTGTAAGTGCAGTAGAATTTGCTGCTCAGATGGTTAAACATAACTATCGCAAAGGCTGGTCATTACCTGAAATGCCTGCTTAA
- a CDS encoding DUF1080 domain-containing protein: protein MKKLMFTSLLAFICLISFGQAQQTATTEKKYPVPEQMKPGMTEIWEPEVKIIQPGTTNSDAPSDAIVLFNGTDVSSEWSDMKGNPSKWIVKDGELISVRGAGYIKSKRTFSNFQLHIEWKTPSDVSGESQGRGNSGVFLQELYEVQVLDSYNNRTYRNGQAASLYKQYPPLVNACKKPGEWQTYDIIYTAPIFGNDSTVYVVPPRVTVLHNGVLVQNNVVLRGPTEYIGIPEYFIKKHGPGSVALQDHGNPVAYRNIWIREL from the coding sequence ATGAAAAAACTAATGTTTACCAGCTTATTAGCTTTTATTTGCTTAATAAGTTTTGGACAGGCTCAGCAGACTGCAACGACTGAAAAAAAGTATCCTGTACCTGAACAGATGAAACCGGGAATGACTGAAATATGGGAGCCCGAAGTGAAAATAATTCAGCCGGGAACCACAAATTCAGATGCTCCTTCTGATGCAATAGTATTATTTAATGGTACCGATGTTAGCTCAGAATGGTCCGACATGAAGGGAAACCCTTCAAAATGGATCGTTAAAGACGGTGAACTTATAAGTGTAAGAGGAGCCGGTTATATTAAATCAAAAAGAACATTCTCAAATTTCCAGTTGCATATTGAGTGGAAAACTCCATCTGATGTTTCCGGTGAGAGCCAGGGCAGGGGTAACAGCGGGGTCTTTCTGCAGGAACTCTATGAAGTACAGGTACTCGACAGCTACAATAACAGAACTTATCGTAACGGACAGGCTGCCAGTTTATATAAGCAGTATCCTCCTCTGGTAAATGCATGTAAGAAGCCTGGTGAATGGCAGACATATGATATAATTTATACTGCTCCGATTTTTGGGAATGATTCTACAGTCTATGTTGTACCACCAAGGGTTACAGTACTTCATAATGGGGTCCTGGTACAGAATAATGTGGTATTGAGAGGACCAACTGAATATATAGGTATACCTGAATACTTTATTAAGAAACATGGTCCGGGCAGTGTAGCTCTTCAGGATCATGGTAATCCCGTAGCTTACAGGAATATCTGGATCAGGGAGCTGTAG
- a CDS encoding SusC/RagA family TonB-linked outer membrane protein, which produces MNPTMGTLRNSVFLWRRSFLTLFLFCFTIGLATAQQITIKGNVSSASEGALPGVNIVVQGTLTGVMSDGSGNYSIVVPGPDAILVFTSIGYTPKSVTVGTQTTINVELESAVSALGEVVVVGYGTQKKREVTSSIVSVKSDEFNKGNVSSPVQLIQGKVSGLSITKPGGNPNEGYNIRLRGLSTIGANTGPLVVIDGVIGGSLDNVDPNDIESINVLKDGSAAAIYGTRGSSGVILVETKQGKKGTTVIDYNAYVTAEMVAKFQPVMTAAEWRALSAETGLGTDFGASTDWFDETTNTAISQVHNLAMSGGTGNSTYRASVNYRDAQGVMINTGYSQINGRINITQKALNDKFTLDVNLGATEKDAEFGFSDAFRYATIYNPTAPVRSTDPAFTQYDGYFQQVLYDYYNPVQILEQNVNNGKDRIMNVSLRGSYELVKGLTLDAFYSLQGNTSLRGEYYDKNSFWQGKDRNGRAVRNINSSTSTLFETTAKYNGEISSSVSLSALGGYSYQDFEYEGFRANGGDFLTDAFTYNNLGAALDFKNGLGEITSYKNSNKLIAFFGRVNLNINSAWFVTASARYEGSSRFGADSRWGLFPAVGGGVDLASLINVSFIDNLKIRGNYGLTGNQPSSSYLSLLRLGPSGNFFYNGEFVPGYAPVSNANTDLKWEKKGEMDFGFDFSLFKSKLSGSFDFYSRTTTDLLFSYEVPSPPNLYNQATLNLGEIKSSGLELTLSFNAIQKSDFSYNITFTPSYTLSNTLVSLSGTYNGAELKYGTRDMGGMGAPGQSDVPLVRTEEGKPIGQLWALVFKEIDATGNLIFEDIDGNGTVNTLDRQVVGHALPDFQFGFGNVFTYKNWDANVFFRGVFGHDLINSYRGFYEVPRMIGSYNLPKTATDMRNASTGVLLNNSSGVLSSYHVENASFVSLDNLSLGYNFNLPKTAGFSKIRLYVAGNNLFYITGYKGVDPNPRYGDIENSNNPLIPGVDRRNTWFRTRSTSFGINIIF; this is translated from the coding sequence ATGAATCCAACTATGGGAACCTTGAGAAATTCTGTTTTTCTATGGAGGAGAAGTTTTCTTACTCTTTTCCTGTTTTGCTTTACAATTGGTTTGGCCACTGCTCAGCAAATTACTATTAAAGGTAATGTTTCTTCAGCATCTGAAGGAGCACTTCCTGGTGTAAATATCGTTGTCCAGGGAACATTAACCGGAGTAATGAGTGACGGATCTGGAAATTACAGCATTGTAGTGCCGGGTCCTGATGCAATTCTTGTTTTCACTTCAATCGGCTACACACCTAAGTCAGTAACTGTTGGAACCCAGACAACTATTAATGTTGAATTGGAATCTGCAGTAAGTGCTTTAGGAGAAGTTGTAGTTGTAGGTTATGGAACTCAGAAGAAGAGAGAAGTAACCAGCTCTATAGTAAGTGTTAAATCAGATGAGTTCAACAAAGGAAATGTCAGCAGTCCTGTTCAGCTGATCCAGGGTAAAGTGTCCGGATTATCCATAACAAAGCCCGGAGGTAACCCTAATGAAGGGTACAACATCCGGCTCAGAGGATTAAGCACAATCGGAGCTAATACAGGTCCCCTTGTTGTTATTGACGGTGTTATCGGAGGTTCTCTTGATAACGTTGACCCTAATGACATTGAATCAATTAACGTTCTGAAGGATGGTTCAGCTGCAGCTATCTATGGTACAAGAGGTTCCAGCGGTGTTATACTTGTTGAAACCAAACAGGGTAAAAAAGGAACAACAGTTATTGATTATAATGCCTATGTAACTGCTGAAATGGTTGCAAAATTTCAACCTGTGATGACCGCTGCTGAGTGGAGAGCACTTTCTGCCGAGACAGGTCTTGGAACCGATTTCGGAGCAAGCACAGACTGGTTCGATGAAACTACAAATACTGCCATCTCACAGGTACACAATTTAGCAATGTCAGGAGGAACCGGAAATTCTACTTACAGGGCTTCTGTTAACTATCGCGATGCTCAGGGTGTAATGATAAATACAGGTTACTCTCAGATTAACGGCAGGATAAATATTACACAAAAAGCTCTTAATGACAAATTTACACTTGATGTTAATCTTGGCGCAACAGAAAAAGATGCTGAGTTTGGATTTTCAGATGCTTTCAGATATGCAACTATATACAATCCGACTGCACCTGTCAGAAGTACAGATCCCGCTTTTACACAATATGACGGATATTTCCAACAGGTTCTTTATGATTATTACAATCCTGTTCAGATACTTGAGCAGAACGTCAATAACGGGAAAGACAGGATTATGAACGTTTCTTTAAGAGGCAGCTATGAGTTGGTTAAAGGATTAACACTTGATGCTTTTTATTCACTTCAGGGCAATACCTCTTTAAGGGGTGAATACTATGATAAGAATAGCTTCTGGCAGGGAAAAGACAGAAACGGAAGGGCTGTAAGAAATATCAACAGCTCTACCAGCACACTTTTTGAAACAACCGCAAAATATAATGGTGAAATCAGTTCTTCGGTCAGTTTAAGTGCTTTAGGCGGTTATTCTTATCAGGATTTTGAATATGAAGGTTTCAGGGCCAACGGCGGGGATTTTCTTACAGATGCATTTACTTATAACAACCTCGGTGCGGCTCTCGATTTCAAGAATGGCCTAGGCGAAATAACCAGTTATAAAAACTCAAATAAGCTTATCGCATTCTTTGGTCGTGTTAACCTGAATATAAACAGCGCATGGTTTGTAACTGCAAGTGCAAGATATGAAGGTTCTTCAAGATTTGGTGCCGACAGCAGATGGGGTTTGTTCCCGGCAGTTGGTGGTGGAGTTGACCTGGCTAGTTTAATCAACGTTAGTTTTATCGACAACCTTAAAATCCGTGGTAACTATGGATTAACAGGCAACCAGCCAAGCAGCAGTTATCTTTCACTGCTTCGCTTAGGCCCAAGCGGAAACTTCTTCTATAATGGAGAGTTTGTTCCTGGTTATGCACCTGTAAGTAATGCAAATACAGATCTTAAGTGGGAAAAGAAAGGTGAAATGGACTTCGGTTTTGATTTTTCTCTTTTCAAATCCAAATTATCCGGATCATTTGACTTCTATTCAAGAACAACTACCGACTTGCTTTTCTCATATGAAGTACCTTCTCCTCCAAACCTCTATAACCAGGCAACTTTGAACCTTGGCGAAATAAAAAGTAGCGGTCTGGAATTGACACTTTCATTTAATGCAATACAGAAAAGTGATTTCAGTTATAACATTACATTCACTCCTTCCTACACCCTTTCAAATACCCTGGTTTCACTCTCGGGTACATATAATGGAGCTGAGCTGAAGTACGGAACACGTGACATGGGCGGTATGGGTGCACCTGGTCAGAGCGATGTTCCTCTTGTAAGAACTGAAGAAGGTAAACCAATTGGCCAGCTTTGGGCATTGGTTTTCAAAGAAATTGATGCTACCGGAAACCTTATCTTTGAAGATATTGACGGAAACGGAACCGTAAATACTCTTGACCGTCAGGTTGTAGGACATGCATTACCTGATTTCCAGTTTGGATTCGGTAACGTGTTTACTTATAAAAACTGGGATGCTAATGTTTTCTTCCGTGGTGTTTTCGGACACGATCTTATCAATTCATACCGCGGTTTCTACGAAGTACCAAGGATGATCGGATCATATAATCTTCCTAAGACAGCTACTGACATGAGAAATGCTTCAACCGGAGTTCTCCTGAATAACTCTTCAGGCGTTCTTTCAAGTTATCACGTTGAGAATGCTTCATTTGTTTCTCTTGATAACCTGAGTTTAGGTTATAATTTCAATCTGCCTAAAACTGCAGGATTCAGCAAAATCCGGTTATATGTTGCAGGTAACAATTTATTCTATATCACAGGTTACAAGGGTGTGGATCCAAACCCAAGATATGGAGATATTGAAAACAGCAATAATCCTCTTATACCTGGTGTAGACAGAAGAAATACATGGTTCAGGACCAGATCTACTTCATTTGGTATAAACATTATTTTTTAA